A single region of the Bartonella harrusi genome encodes:
- a CDS encoding HPr kinase/phosphatase C-terminal domain-containing protein — MKTENEILHANCLQLGRKGLLIIGPSGSGKSTLTLSLLDRAEWSKREAKLISDDYTILRVENGKLYGYTPEGLQGGIEIRGAGLYAIEFDTQTAIDCVILLGPEYERFSTNQTFQFADIHIPLLKLPSLHEADCTAICQAIEAFFFRKIWCKSV, encoded by the coding sequence ATGAAAACAGAAAATGAAATATTGCATGCAAATTGCCTCCAACTAGGAAGAAAGGGGTTGCTCATTATAGGTCCATCGGGATCAGGAAAATCAACCCTTACACTTTCTTTGCTTGATCGTGCTGAGTGGTCAAAACGGGAAGCAAAACTTATCAGTGATGATTACACAATTCTCCGTGTAGAAAATGGAAAGCTTTACGGGTATACTCCTGAAGGTTTGCAAGGTGGTATTGAAATTCGCGGTGCTGGCCTTTATGCGATAGAATTCGACACACAAACAGCTATCGATTGTGTTATTCTTCTAGGACCTGAATATGAACGCTTTTCCACAAATCAAACTTTTCAATTTGCAGATATACACATCCCTCTTTTAAAACTTCCTAGCCTTCATGAAGCCGATTGTACAGCTATTTGTCAGGCTATTGAAGCCTTCTTTTTTAGAAAAATATGGTGCAAATCTGTCTAA
- a CDS encoding PTS sugar transporter subunit IIA, with protein MIGLVLVMHGELAIEFLHAVEHVVGTQEKFATVCVYPDDDLDQRRSDIIAAISSTDTNHGVIILTDVFGGTPSNMAIPAIEKGRVEMIAGVNLPMLIKLISIRRCPDISLSEALRIAQEAGRKYINVPV; from the coding sequence ATGATTGGACTCGTGCTTGTAATGCACGGTGAGCTGGCTATTGAGTTTCTACATGCTGTAGAACATGTTGTTGGAACACAAGAAAAATTCGCAACAGTATGTGTCTATCCTGACGATGACCTAGATCAGCGCCGAAGTGATATTATAGCCGCAATTTCCTCTACAGATACAAACCATGGCGTGATTATATTAACAGACGTATTTGGTGGAACACCATCAAATATGGCTATTCCTGCTATTGAAAAAGGACGTGTTGAAATGATTGCCGGTGTTAATTTGCCTATGCTTATTAAACTGATTTCTATTCGCCGATGTCCTGATATTTCATTATCAGAAGCTTTAAGAATAGCACAAGAAGCGGGGCGTAAATACATTAATGTACCAGTATAA